In Streptomyces sp. NBC_00344, the genomic window GTCCGGGACACCGGTCGGACCCGGGTCCGGTGAAGCGGAAGCCGATGCGGACGGTGCCGGGCACTCCGGCGGAGTGCTGCTGGTGCCGGGTCCAGGCGATGACGAGGCCGACGGCTGCGACGAGGGGTCCGATGTCGGGGAGTCGCTCGGTCCTGCCGAAGCGCTGCCGGACGGGGTGGGCGTGGTTCCGCCGGCGGACGCGCTCGGGGAAGCACTGGCCGAAGGACTGCGGGAAGGGGCGGGGCCGATGACGATGCCGCCATCGCCGTGCCCGGCGTCGCCGTGCCCACTGTCGCGGGACGCGTCGTCCGGCTTGGCTGCCGGGCCTCCTGCCCCCGGGCTGGTGGGCAGCACCCCCTCACCGTCCGGGACTTCATGCGTTCCGTGCCGGTAGAAGGCGAGCCAGGAGAGCACCAGCCGCAGGTAGGCATCGGAATGGTTGTAGCTCAGGACCGCCCGGTCCAGGCCGCCCCGGGCTGCTAGATCCCTGTGGCCCGCACAGAGGTACTGTCCGGCAGCGAGCGCCGCGTCGAACACGTTGCTGGGGTCCTTGCGGCCGTCGCCGTTGCCGTCGGTCCCCCAGGTCGCCCAGGTGGACGGGATGAACTGCATGGGGCCGACCGCACGGTCGTACCTGGTGTCCCCGTCGTACGCCCCGCCGTCCGTGTCGGAGATGCGGGCGAAGCCCGCGCCGTCGAGGACCGGCCCGAGAATCGGCGAGAGAGTCGTGCCGTGCGCGTCGACCGCGCCACCGCGCGCCTGACCCGATTCGACCTTGCCGATCGCGGCGAGCACTTCCCACGGCAGGTGGCAGTCGCGGTCGCTGCGCCGCAGCTCCGCCTCCGCGTGCCGGTACGCGGCGAGCACGGTGGCAGGGATACCCGACTCCGCCCAGACGGGTCCGCTGCCGGCGGTGTCGGCGGGGGTGTGCGGTGCGGGCGGGGTGGCGAGGGGCGGGATCTCGGTGTGGTACGAGTCGTCGGTGGGTCCTTCGGCCTGCGCGGTGGTCCCGTCCGGCGACCGCATCCGCCCTTCGGCAGAAGCCCGGTGCTCGTGCCCGGCGAGCCCGGGCGCCTGGGAGGCGGTGAGCGCTGTCATCGCCGCGGCCGCCACCGCGCTGCCTGCCAGGCCTCGTCGTATCCGTCCCGCATATCTCATGAGCCACGCTCCTGGTCAGGCGAAGGTGTCGATGTTCGCGATCTTCCAGCTGCCGCCGGTCCGGACCGCGTCCACGGCGAACATCGCTCCCGCGTAAGCCGTCCGGTCGTCCTTGGCGGCGGTCCGGGTGTTGCTCTGGTCCGCGAAGACGAGCACTCTCGCCCGGTTGCCGTCGATGAGCTGCACGCCGCTCTCGGTGACCGTGGTGGTCAGGACGAGCTTCTGCTCGGCCGCCTGGGCTCGTACGTCCTTGAGCATGTCCCGGTGCTGTCGTACGGCCTTGCCGGTCAGGAGCGACTTCGCCGCCTTGTCGGCCTTGGCCGTGTCGGCGTAGTCGTAGGAGAACAGGGCATTGACGGCCTGCGTGACCTGGCCCTTGACCTCTGTCGTGCGGGCGACGTCGGTCAGCGCCGTGTTGTCCGCCGACGAGTTGTCCCGCAGATCGGCCGCATGCGTGCCCGCCCAGGCCGCGAAGGCCCCGAGCAGGACGGTGAGGACACACAGCGCCGCGGGCAACCGGGCTCCCCCGATGAGCCGCACCCGGCGCCCGGCGCCGCGCGCGTCGCCTTCCGGCTCCCCGGCATCCGGTCCTGCGGTTTCCGGACGGTCCGCAAGCTGCGCACGCTCCCTGCCCTTCAGCCGTCCCTCCCCCTTCATCGGCCTGTCGGGCTCCTTCCGAGGCCGTTCCGCCCCGGGCAGATCGCCGGCCGCCTGTGCCTCGCTGCTCGGCCGCACCCGCGCGGGCGCCACTGCGGCGAGACGCCGCTGACGGTTGATCAGGTGACGGGTCGTCGACATCTGTTCAGCTCCTCTCGGTGGTCGCGGGATCAGTCGGTCGCGGGGTCGCCGGCCGGCGCCTGGCCCAGAGCGCTGAGCTTCCAGCCCGCTGAAGTCCGGGTGAGCTCACCCTGCAACCGGCTCTCCTTGGCCACGGGTTTGCCCTTGTCCGGGGTGACGGTGATCCGCAGCGCCACCATCACCGCGGCCCTGCCCGCTCGCGCGTCCAGTTCGGTCACCGCGCCGGAGAGGACCTTCGCGGTGGACACCGTCTTCGCCTGCTGAATCTGCTTCTCGAACTGCCCACGTCCGTCCGCGAGTTGTTTGTGCAGGTCCCCGGTTGTCGAGGCCTCCCAGCTGTCGAGGCCCTGCGACAGGCGCCGGTGGTCGAGGGTGTTCACGTTCTGCACCGCCTGCTCCCCGGCGGCCAGTACCGTGTCCCGTGCGACGGCGTAGGAGGCCGAACCGTCATGTGCGGCGCCGTACCAGGACCAGCCGCCCCAGCCCGCGCATCCCACCGCCAGGACGGTCATCGCGATGGCCGTCGCCGTGAGTGGGTTCTTCGGTGTCCGTACCATGTTCGATCTCCTCTAACGGGCCGTGATGTCGGTGATCAGCCAGCCGCCGGAACGCAGTTCGGCCGACACGGACAGCTGCGCGGGCACCGCTCCGGCCGGCTTGCCCTTGCGTTGCGCCACCTGGTCGAGGAATACGAGGAGACGCGCGTCGCGATCCGTCAACCGGGTCACAGCGGCCCGGACGACCTGGGTGGTCAGCGTCAGGTGCTGTGCCTTCGCCCGCGCTCCCACCTGTCCGAAGAGGGCCGCGTACTGCCGGGCGGCCCTCCCCGCGAGCAACTCACGCGCCGCCTGCGCGGTGACATCCGTGTCCTGGGGCGTGTAGGAGAGCACCTTTCCCAGCGCACTGCTGACGTCGCCGATCACCCGGGTCGTGGCCTCGGTGTCGGTCAGCGCGTCGTTGGACGCCGCCGGTGATGCGCTCAGCTGGTGTGCGCGGACGAGAAGGCCGGATCCGGCGAGGGTCAGCACGACGGCGCACACGAGCAGCGTGATGAGACCACGCCGGCCCGACCGGGACGCTGCGCCCGCCGCTGGAGCCGGGTCATCGCCGTGCCGCACCTCATCTGCCGTGGCGCTGTCGGTCTCCGCGGCGTCCTCGACCGTGCTCACGCGCTGTCCTTTCCGACCTGCACCGCGCCGAGCGCTGCGATCTTCCAACCGTCCGCCGTCCTGGTGAGCTTCGCCTCGAAGCGCTTCCGGTCGGATGTGGGCGTACCGGTACGGGGTGTGATGTCGATCCGTACGGTGGCGATCAGCGCCGCCGTTCCCGCCCGCTCGTCGAGTGCGGTGAGGGCGGCGTCGGTCACGGTGCCACGCGCTGTCGTCCCCGCCTTCGTGAACGCGGCTCGGTCCGCTGTCCTGGTGCCGGCCAGCTTGTCGTGGAGCGCTCCGGTGGAGGCGTCCAGCCACTGAGCCAGGCCCGCGTCGGCGTGCTCGGCGTCGAGGGTGTTCAGCTGTGCGACCCGGGTGCGTCCCGCCGTCAGCGCCGCGTCCCGTGCGGTCGCGTATCGCAGTGAGTCGTCGGCGCGGGCCTGCCCGTACACCCACCCGGCGAACAGACAGAACAGCGCTGCCGCGGCAACCGCCGCCCACGCCACCGACCGGATCCGGCTGTTACTCACTCCTGCCTCCCAGTCCGAGCAGGCCGCTCAGGTCGGTGGGGCCGTCCGCGGGCAGCGCCGGCTGGCCGAGTACTCCCGGGAGCGTGCCGCCCGCCTCACTTCCCAGCAGCAGCGAGCCCGGTGCCGCCGCTCCGGGGACTTGGCCCCCGCCCGGCGCGTTGGCCGAGCCGCGTACCTCTTTTCCGCTGCTGGGCGGTGATGCGCAGTGGGCCGCGGTGTTGAGCTCCGCTGTGTCGCTGGTGTCGAGCCCGTTGCGGTACTTGGTACCGCCGTAACCGTCCGTACAGGGCAGCGGTTCGAAGAAGGTGACCGCCATGCCGAAGCGGGCCCCCTTGGCGGTGACCGCGGTGGATCCGGCAGCCGCCACGGCGGGCAGCTTCACCAGCAGTTCCTCGGTGCCCCGTTGTCGGGTCACCGCGACGTCGGACGTGGTGAGGAGGTTGGCGATCAGCACGCTGAGGTCCGGGTCGAGGTCCCTGAGCAACCCGCTGACCTGGGTGGCCGCCTCGGGGGCCGTGGCGATCAGTTCGCGCAGATCGGTGTCGGATTTCGTCAGCTGTCCGGCCAGGCCCTTGGCTCCGTGCGCGAAGGACGTGAAGGCGTCGCCCTCGTCCGACTGGGTGCGCAGCACCGTCTCGCTGTCGGTGATGAGCCGGGTGTCGGTGGGCAGCGCCTTGTCCGCGGAGTCGATGAAGTCACTGCTGGTGTCCAGCAGCACCTGCAGGTCTTCGCCCCGGCCGCCGAGGGCCGAGCCGAACTCGTCGACCACGGTGCGCAGAGACTCCGGGTCCACCGATGACGCGAGGTCGTCGACGCTGGTGAGGACGTCAGTGACGGGTGCCGGAGTGGTGGTGTCGGCCGCGTCGATCCGGGATCCGTCCTCCAGATAGGGGCTGCCGTCATGCGTGGGGCGCAGATCTATGTACTGCTCCCCGACCGCGGAGAGATTGGCCACGACGGCTGTGAGGTCGGCCGGGATGACGGGAGCCGAGTTGTCGATGTGCAGTTCGGCCTCGACTCCGTCGGCGGTCAGCCTGATCGGACCCACCCGGCCCACCGACACTCCCCGGTAGGTGACGTCGGAGTGAGGAAACAGTCCTCCTGTCTGGGGCAGTTGGACACGCACGACGTAGTAGCCCCGCAGACCGATCAGATGGCCCAGATCGGCATAGCGGACACCGAGGTACGCGAGGACGACGACACCGATCAGCAGGAAGGCGATGTTCTTCAGCCGGGTGGCGCGGGTCAGCATCAGTGGCCTCCGCTCGTGGACAGCGCGGACGGTGCGGTGATCGCGGGCAGCGGCAGCGGCGCGCTGTCCGGGGGCAGCGCGCCCGCCGGGGCCGGGTCGATCGCCGGAATGATCTGCGTGCCGGGTGCCGCCGTCGTGTCGAGGTAGACATTGAGGTAGTCGCCCTTCACCCCGCGCAGCACCTCGTCCGTGAAGGGGTAGGTGAGCAGTACCTGGAGGGAGTCGGGCAGGTCCTGCCCCGAGTCGGCGAGGGCCCTGAGCGTGGGAGACAGTGCCTTCAGGTCGGCGACCATGTCCTCCTTGCTCCGGTTGACGGTGTCGACCGCGACACCTGACAGCGTGTCGAGTGCCTTGAGCATGGTGAGCAGCGAGCCCCGCTGTTTTTCCAGCACCTTCATGCCGGGGCTGAGTCCGGTGAGTACCTTCCCGACCTCGGTTCTGCGGGTGGCGAGTGTGGCCGAGAGCCGGTTGACGCCGTCCAGGGCGGCGGTGATGTCGCTCCTGTGGTTGTCGAGGCTCGTCACCAGCGTGTTGACGCGCTGCAGCATGGAGCGGATCTTGGGCTCGCGGCCACCGAGCGTCTGGTTGAGTTCATGGCTGATGGTCTTGAGCTGGCTGATGCCGCCACCGTTGAGCAGCAGTGAGAGCGCGCCGAAGACCTCTTCGACCTCGGGGTTACGGTTGGTCCGCGTGATCGGGATGGTCTGTCCGTCGTGGAGCCGGCCGACGGCGGCGGTCTCCTTGGCGGGTGCGGAGAGCTGGATGTACTTCTCGCCGAGCAGACTGGACTGTTCGAGATGGGCGTACGCGTTCCGTGGCAGCCGCACCTTGCCGTTGACGCGCATGGTCACCCTCGCCGACCAGTTGTCCGGGGAGAGCGAGATCTTCGTGACCCTGCCGACCGCGACGTCGTTGACCTTGACGGCGGCCTGGGGGACGAGGCTCAGTACGTCGTTGAATTCGGCGGTGATCCGGTACGGGTGCGGACCGAGGTCGGCGCCTCCGGGCAGCGGGATGTCCTCGACGGAGAACGAGGGTGCCGAGCAGCCGCTCAGCAGCAGAGAGCATCCGGCGGCAAGCGCGACGGCCGTCATGCGGGTGCTCACGGGGACGGCGCGCCTCATCGGCCGGACTCCTTCTGCTTCCGGTCCGCCTTCGCGGACTTCGGCGGGGAGCCGTAGACCTGGCCGGCCGCGGGCAGCGGCAGCGTGGGGAGCGCCTTCAGCCGGGAGGGTTGCGCGGGGACCAGTCCGTTCAGGGAGCCCGCGCTCGACGGCATGGTGAGGTCGACGCCCGAGCTGAGTTCGTTGATGTTCGCCCGCCCGTCGAGAGTCCGGTGCACCGGGTCGTAGGCGTTGAGCACGTTTCCCGCGGCGAGCGGAGCGGTGTCCAGCGCTTCGGCGAGTGAGGCCCGCTGATCCACCAGCGACTGTGTGATCGGCACGAGTTGGTGGATGCTCTTCTTCAGGCTGCCGCGGTTCTTCGAGATGAAGGACTTCACCTGGGCGAGGGCGGTGCCCAGTTCCTTGAGCGCCGCTCCGAGGTTCTTCTTGTCGTCGTCGAGAAACCCGGTCACCGCGGCCAGCTGCGTCTCGGTCGAGCGGACGTCCCCGTCGTTGTCCTTGAGCATTCTGGTGAAGGTCTCGAGGGAGGACAGCGTGGAGAACAGGTTCTTGCTGCTGCCGTCGAGGGTCTTGCTCGCCTTGCCCAGTTGCTCGATGGAGTCGCCGATCGCCTTGCCGTTTCCGCCGAGGTTGGCTGCCCCGGTCCTGAGCAGATCGGACAGGGCACCTTGGGAGTTGGCGCCCTTGGGGCCCAGAGCGGTGGAGAGCCGGGTGATGCTGGCGTACAGCTGGTCGACCTCGACGGGGGTGGCGTTGCGGGCGGCGGGCAGCACCGTCCGGTCCTTCAGCCGCGGCCCGCCGGTGTAGGCCGGTGCGAGCTGGACGTAACGGTCCGATACCACGCTCGGCGCGACGACGACGGCGCGCGCGTCCGCGGGCACCTTCACACCCTTGTCGAGCAGCAGGGTCACCCTGACGACGTCGCCGGCCGGCCGTACGGAGTCGACCTCGCCCACCTTCACGCCGAGTATGCGCAGATCGGACCCCGGATACACGCCGGTCGCCTGGTCGAAGTAGGCGGTGATGCGGGTGCTGTCCGAGTTGTCGAGAGCGATGACGCCGGAGGTGGTCACCGCGGCGACCACGGCGACGCCGGCTCCGATCGCGACGATGCGCTGGGACTTCTTCATCGGCTGCCACCTGTGGCCTTGGGCGGCACGCATCCGGTCTTCGGGAGCGTGCCTGAGGGCAGATAGTTCCTGGGGACGAGCCCGCATACGTAGGTGTCGAGCCAGCGGCCGTTGCCCAGGGTGTTGCCCACGAGCCGGTAGTAGGGTCCGGCCAGCGACAGCGCGTGGTCGAGGCTCTTGCGGTTCTGCAGCAGGACCGCGGTGACGTTGTTGAGCGCGGTCAGAGTCGGCTTCAGTTGTGCGTTGTTGTCGGCGACCAGGCCGCCGAGTTCGGTGCCCAGATTCCTGGTGCCCGTCAGCAGCAGGTGGATGGAGTCCCGGCGGCTCTGTATCTCCCCGAGCAGCAGGTTGCCGTCCCGCAGGAGTGTCTGGAAGCTGTCCTTCTTGTCCGCGATGGTCTTGGTCAGCTGCTTGCTGCCCTTGAGCAGTTTCGCCAGTTCGGTGTCCCGTTCGGAGACCGTTCTGGACAGTGCGGACAGTCCGGTGGCCGCGGTGCGCACATCGGGCGGGGAGTTCTTGAACGTCGCCGATATGGTCGCGAAGCTCTTTGCGAGCTGCTTGGTGTCGATGTCCCCGAGCGTCTCGCCGAGCCCGTTGAAGGCCTGCGTCACGTCGTAGGGAGAGGTGGTGCGGCTGAGCGGGATACGACGGGACGGATCCTGCCGGGTGGTGCCGAGGGGGTCGAGCGCGAGGTACTTCTCACCGAGCAGGGTCTTGATGGCGATGGCCGCGGTACTGGAGTCGCCGACCCAGGCGTCCTTGACCTTGAATTCCACCTTCACCTTGGCGCCGTCGAGGGTGACCGAAGTGACCTTGCCGACCTTGACGCCGGCGATCCGTACTTCGTCGCCGTCCTTCAGCCCCGCTGACTCGCTGAAATTCGCGGTGTACGCCGTGCCCCCGCCCACGAAGGGCAGGGAGTCCGCGCGATAGGCGCCGAACGCGAGCAACGCGATGATCAGCAGGCCCACCAGACTGACGGCCACCGGGCTGCGGTCGCGCATGGGTCTGACGGAGGGCAGCCGGAAGCGGGGGTGGTTCATCCGTGGCACCTCGCATCGGCGATCGGCAGGCCGGTGGGCGGCTTGCTGCCGTCCGATGTGGTCACGCCGGACACCCTGGCCTCGCAGAGGTAGAGGTTGAGCCACGATCCGTAGCTGGCGATGCGGGTGATGGCCTGCATCTTGACGGGTGTCCTCAGCAGGAAGTTCTCCAGCTCCGGCTTGTTGTCGCCCAAGTTCGCCGACACCTTGCCGAGTTGGGCGATGTCCTGCTTCAGCGGCTGTCTGCCGTCCTGGAACAGTCCTGCGGTGACGGTGGTGAGTCCGCCGAGTGCGGTGATCGCCTCACCCAGCGGTTTACGGTCCTTGGAGAACCCCGACACCAGTTGCTGGAGGGTGACGACCAGGTCGTTGAAGCCCGCCTCACGGCTGTTGACCGTCGTGAGAACCGTGTTGAGGTTCTTGATCACCTGGCCGATGACCCTGTCCTTGCCCGCGACTGTGGTGGTCAGTGACCCGACGTGCTCCAGCAGGCTGTCGACGGTGCCGCCCTCGCCCTGGAGTACCTGGACGATGGATCCGGCGAGCTGATTCACCTCGGTCGGATCCAGCCCCTGGAAGAGCGGCTGGAAACCGTTGAACAGCTGTGTGAGATCGAGCGCCGGGGTGGTCCTGGAGAGCGGGATGGTCGAGCCCGGGCGGAAAGTGCGTCCGACGGGCCCGCTCCCCTGGTCCAGGTCCACATAGCGCTGGCCCACCATGTTGAGGTATTTGATGGAGGCGTTCACCGAGGCCGGCAGACTGCGGCCCTTCTCGACCGAGAAGCTCACTTCGGCGGTGCGCCGGCCGGCGACCCTGACGGAGTCGACCTGACCGACCTTCACCCCCGCGATCCGCACGCTGTCCCCGTCCGTGAGTCCGGTGACGTCGGTGAAGCGGGCCCGGTACGAAACGGTGTCACCGACGCCGGTGTTGGCGATGCTGAGAGCGAGAACGGTGGTGGCCAGTGAGGTCACCACGATGAAGACAAGGGACTTCACGAGCGGTCCTGTGATACTGCGGCGCTTCACTTGAGCTTCACCTCCGCACCGCGGAAGAGCGGGCCGGCCAGCAGGCTGCTCCAGTCGGGCAGCGACTGCGGCTGTGCCTTCATGGCCGGTGCCAGCAGTTCGTTCACGAGTGAGTTTTCCTGCGGCGAGTTGGGCAGCCCGAGACTGTCGTCCCGCGCCGTGGTCGTGACGGCCGTGGGCGCGGCCCTGCCGAGGTACGGCACGGAGTAGCAGTGCGGTCCGCCGCTCGCGCTGTACGCCGGTGTGTCCTTGCCGGGTACGTACTTGCCCAGCGAGGGGACGGTCGTGACGCTGACATGCAGGCCCGGCTCGTCGGTGCCCTTGCCGAGTGCCTTGTCCATGACGGGGACGAAGCCCGCGAGCGTGCGCAGTGTGCAGGGGAAGGAGGGTGCGTATTCGGCGAGGAGTTCCAGGGTGGGACGGCCGGACGCGGAGAGCCGGATGATGTTGTCCTTGTTCTGCCGCAGGAAGGCCGTGATGTCCTGTGCGGTCCGGGTGGTCGTGCCGTAGAGACCGGCGAGCCGGGTCTGCTCATCGGTGATGGTGGAGCCGGTCGTGGTGAGGTCGGTCAGCGCGGTGAGGATGTCGGGGGCGGCGTCGCCGTACACCGTGCTCACCTTCACCAGCTCGGCGATGTCGCGGTTGAGTGCGGGGAGTTCGGGGTTGAGCTTCTTCAGATGCGCGTCGAGGGCGGCGAACGTTTCGCCGAGCTCGGCGCCCCGTCCGTTCAGTGCCTGGGCGACGCTGGTGAGAGTGGCGGAGAGTTTCTCCGGCTTCACGGCGGTGAGCAGCGGGAGGACATGGTCGAGGACCTGTTCCAGCTCGATGGCGTTGTGCGACCGGTCCTGCGGGATGGTGTCGCCCGGCTTCAGCGTCCGAGCGGAAGCGCCGGCCGGGGGGACGAGGGCCACGAACCGTTCGCCGAACAAGGTGGTCGGCAGCATCTGGGCCGTGACGCCGGACGGCACCGCCCGGAGCTTGTCCGGCTCGATGGCGAGTGTCAGCCGGGCACCGGTGCCGTCCGAACTGATGGACCTGACCTCGCCGACCACGACACCGCGCAGTGTGACCTCGGCATGCGGGTGCATCTCGTTGCCGACACTGTCCGCCTCCACGGTGATGGCGGACGAGTCGGTGAAGTCCTTCTGGTAGACCGCGACGGCGAGCCACGCCAGCAGGGCGGGGACGAGGACGAAGACGACGCCGGCGCACCGGCGGCGTACCGTACGGGCGCTCATCCGGCCACCTTCACCGTCGTGGTCGCTCCCCAGATGGCGAGGGACAGGAAGAAGTCGGTGAGGCTGATCAGCACGATGGCACTGCGCACGGACCGTCCCACGGCCACCCCCACGCCGGCCGGTCCGCCCTCGGCGCGGAAGCCGTAGTAGCAGTGGGCAAGGATCACCATCACGCTGAAGATGAGCGCCTTGAGCACCGAGAGGACGACGTCGTCCGGGGAGAGGAAGAGATCGAAGTAGTGGTCGTAGGTACCGGCGGACTGTCCGTTGAAGAACACCGTGACCAGGCGTGAGGAGACGTAGGAGCTGAGCAGGCCCATGGCGTAGAGCGGGATGATCGCGACCACTCCGGCGATGATCCGGGTGGTGACGAGATACGGCATGGAGCGCACGCCCATGGCGTCGAGCGCGTCGACCTCCTCGTTGATGCGCATCGCACCCAGTTGGGCGGTGAATCCGGCGCCGACGGTCGCCGAGAGCGCCAGTCCGGCAACCAGTGGCGCGATCTCGCGCGTGTTGAAGTACGCGGAGATGAAGCCGGTGAAGGCAGCGGTGCCGATCTGGTTCAGCGCGGCGTAACCCTGAAGGCCGACGACCGTGCCGGTGAAGAGGGTCATCGCGATCATCACGCCGATGGTGCCGCCGACGACACCCAGGCCCCCGCTGCCGAAGACGACCTCGGCGAGCAGGCGCTGCACCTCCCTGCGGTAGCGGGCCAGCGTGCGCGGAATCCAGAGCAGCGCCTTCACGTAGAAGGTGAGCTGGTCGCCGGAACGGTCCAGCCAGCCGAGCATCGACATCGCTCAGGCCCCCTTCGCGGGGACGATCTGGAGATAGATCGCCGTGATCACCATGTTCACGAAGAAAAGCAGCATGAAGGTGATGACGACCGATTGGTTGACCGCGTCGCCGACTCCCTTG contains:
- a CDS encoding MlaE family ABC transporter permease, yielding MSMLGWLDRSGDQLTFYVKALLWIPRTLARYRREVQRLLAEVVFGSGGLGVVGGTIGVMIAMTLFTGTVVGLQGYAALNQIGTAAFTGFISAYFNTREIAPLVAGLALSATVGAGFTAQLGAMRINEEVDALDAMGVRSMPYLVTTRIIAGVVAIIPLYAMGLLSSYVSSRLVTVFFNGQSAGTYDHYFDLFLSPDDVVLSVLKALIFSVMVILAHCYYGFRAEGGPAGVGVAVGRSVRSAIVLISLTDFFLSLAIWGATTTVKVAG
- a CDS encoding MCE family protein, translated to MSARTVRRRCAGVVFVLVPALLAWLAVAVYQKDFTDSSAITVEADSVGNEMHPHAEVTLRGVVVGEVRSISSDGTGARLTLAIEPDKLRAVPSGVTAQMLPTTLFGERFVALVPPAGASARTLKPGDTIPQDRSHNAIELEQVLDHVLPLLTAVKPEKLSATLTSVAQALNGRGAELGETFAALDAHLKKLNPELPALNRDIAELVKVSTVYGDAAPDILTALTDLTTTGSTITDEQTRLAGLYGTTTRTAQDITAFLRQNKDNIIRLSASGRPTLELLAEYAPSFPCTLRTLAGFVPVMDKALGKGTDEPGLHVSVTTVPSLGKYVPGKDTPAYSASGGPHCYSVPYLGRAAPTAVTTTARDDSLGLPNSPQENSLVNELLAPAMKAQPQSLPDWSSLLAGPLFRGAEVKLK
- a CDS encoding MCE family protein; translated protein: MKRRSITGPLVKSLVFIVVTSLATTVLALSIANTGVGDTVSYRARFTDVTGLTDGDSVRIAGVKVGQVDSVRVAGRRTAEVSFSVEKGRSLPASVNASIKYLNMVGQRYVDLDQGSGPVGRTFRPGSTIPLSRTTPALDLTQLFNGFQPLFQGLDPTEVNQLAGSIVQVLQGEGGTVDSLLEHVGSLTTTVAGKDRVIGQVIKNLNTVLTTVNSREAGFNDLVVTLQQLVSGFSKDRKPLGEAITALGGLTTVTAGLFQDGRQPLKQDIAQLGKVSANLGDNKPELENFLLRTPVKMQAITRIASYGSWLNLYLCEARVSGVTTSDGSKPPTGLPIADARCHG
- a CDS encoding lytic transglycosylase domain-containing protein; its protein translation is MRYAGRIRRGLAGSAVAAAAMTALTASQAPGLAGHEHRASAEGRMRSPDGTTAQAEGPTDDSYHTEIPPLATPPAPHTPADTAGSGPVWAESGIPATVLAAYRHAEAELRRSDRDCHLPWEVLAAIGKVESGQARGGAVDAHGTTLSPILGPVLDGAGFARISDTDGGAYDGDTRYDRAVGPMQFIPSTWATWGTDGNGDGRKDPSNVFDAALAAGQYLCAGHRDLAARGGLDRAVLSYNHSDAYLRLVLSWLAFYRHGTHEVPDGEGVLPTSPGAGGPAAKPDDASRDSGHGDAGHGDGGIVIGPAPSRSPSASASPSASAGGTTPTPSGSASAGPSDSPTSDPSSQPSASSSPGPGTSSTPPECPAPSASASASPDPGPTGVPDDDCVPVPGESGTPSADSTAP
- a CDS encoding MCE family protein codes for the protein MNHPRFRLPSVRPMRDRSPVAVSLVGLLIIALLAFGAYRADSLPFVGGGTAYTANFSESAGLKDGDEVRIAGVKVGKVTSVTLDGAKVKVEFKVKDAWVGDSSTAAIAIKTLLGEKYLALDPLGTTRQDPSRRIPLSRTTSPYDVTQAFNGLGETLGDIDTKQLAKSFATISATFKNSPPDVRTAATGLSALSRTVSERDTELAKLLKGSKQLTKTIADKKDSFQTLLRDGNLLLGEIQSRRDSIHLLLTGTRNLGTELGGLVADNNAQLKPTLTALNNVTAVLLQNRKSLDHALSLAGPYYRLVGNTLGNGRWLDTYVCGLVPRNYLPSGTLPKTGCVPPKATGGSR
- a CDS encoding MlaD family protein codes for the protein MLTRATRLKNIAFLLIGVVVLAYLGVRYADLGHLIGLRGYYVVRVQLPQTGGLFPHSDVTYRGVSVGRVGPIRLTADGVEAELHIDNSAPVIPADLTAVVANLSAVGEQYIDLRPTHDGSPYLEDGSRIDAADTTTPAPVTDVLTSVDDLASSVDPESLRTVVDEFGSALGGRGEDLQVLLDTSSDFIDSADKALPTDTRLITDSETVLRTQSDEGDAFTSFAHGAKGLAGQLTKSDTDLRELIATAPEAATQVSGLLRDLDPDLSVLIANLLTTSDVAVTRQRGTEELLVKLPAVAAAGSTAVTAKGARFGMAVTFFEPLPCTDGYGGTKYRNGLDTSDTAELNTAAHCASPPSSGKEVRGSANAPGGGQVPGAAAPGSLLLGSEAGGTLPGVLGQPALPADGPTDLSGLLGLGGRSE
- a CDS encoding MCE family protein — protein: MRRAVPVSTRMTAVALAAGCSLLLSGCSAPSFSVEDIPLPGGADLGPHPYRITAEFNDVLSLVPQAAVKVNDVAVGRVTKISLSPDNWSARVTMRVNGKVRLPRNAYAHLEQSSLLGEKYIQLSAPAKETAAVGRLHDGQTIPITRTNRNPEVEEVFGALSLLLNGGGISQLKTISHELNQTLGGREPKIRSMLQRVNTLVTSLDNHRSDITAALDGVNRLSATLATRRTEVGKVLTGLSPGMKVLEKQRGSLLTMLKALDTLSGVAVDTVNRSKEDMVADLKALSPTLRALADSGQDLPDSLQVLLTYPFTDEVLRGVKGDYLNVYLDTTAAPGTQIIPAIDPAPAGALPPDSAPLPLPAITAPSALSTSGGH
- a CDS encoding MCE family protein, with translation MKKSQRIVAIGAGVAVVAAVTTSGVIALDNSDSTRITAYFDQATGVYPGSDLRILGVKVGEVDSVRPAGDVVRVTLLLDKGVKVPADARAVVVAPSVVSDRYVQLAPAYTGGPRLKDRTVLPAARNATPVEVDQLYASITRLSTALGPKGANSQGALSDLLRTGAANLGGNGKAIGDSIEQLGKASKTLDGSSKNLFSTLSSLETFTRMLKDNDGDVRSTETQLAAVTGFLDDDKKNLGAALKELGTALAQVKSFISKNRGSLKKSIHQLVPITQSLVDQRASLAEALDTAPLAAGNVLNAYDPVHRTLDGRANINELSSGVDLTMPSSAGSLNGLVPAQPSRLKALPTLPLPAAGQVYGSPPKSAKADRKQKESGR